The following coding sequences lie in one Arachis ipaensis cultivar K30076 chromosome B03, Araip1.1, whole genome shotgun sequence genomic window:
- the LOC107629618 gene encoding uncharacterized protein LOC107629618 isoform X2 has translation MQKKFRVLTPFLSQMAAADNTTKPRDYYKVLEVDYDATDENIKLNYRRLALKWHPDKHKGDSTVTAKFQEINEAYNVLSDPAKRCDYDLTGACEIEKYSLQEYLARFKGMILTCNGLGINHTDRWSPHLIESIDSLDE, from the exons ATGCAAAAGAAGTTTCGCGTGTTGACCCCATTTCTGTCGCAAATGGCTGCCGCTGACAACACCACCAAGCCAAGG GATTATTACAAAGTGTTGGAGGTTGATTATGATGCAACTGATgaaaacatcaaattaaattacCGAAGACTTGCATTG AAATGGCATCCTGACAAGCATAAAGGTGACAGTACAGTTACTGCAAAATTTCAAGAGATAAATGAAGCTTACAATG TGTTGAGTGATCCTGCCAAGCGTTGTGACTATGATTTAACCGGAGCCTGTGAGATCGAAAAATATAGCTTGCAG GAATACCTTGCCAGATTTAAAGGAATGATTCTTACCTGCAATGGACTTGGCATCAACCATACAGACAGATG GTCGCCACATTTGATTGAAAGTATTGATTCCTTAGATGAGTAA
- the LOC107629618 gene encoding uncharacterized protein LOC107629618 isoform X1 has translation MQKKFRVLTPFLSQMAAADNTTKPRDYYKVLEVDYDATDENIKLNYRRLALDGFYSILQKWHPDKHKGDSTVTAKFQEINEAYNVLSDPAKRCDYDLTGACEIEKYSLQEYLARFKGMILTCNGLGINHTDRWSPHLIESIDSLDE, from the exons ATGCAAAAGAAGTTTCGCGTGTTGACCCCATTTCTGTCGCAAATGGCTGCCGCTGACAACACCACCAAGCCAAGG GATTATTACAAAGTGTTGGAGGTTGATTATGATGCAACTGATgaaaacatcaaattaaattacCGAAGACTTGCATTG GATGGATTCTACTCCATTTTACAGAAATGGCATCCTGACAAGCATAAAGGTGACAGTACAGTTACTGCAAAATTTCAAGAGATAAATGAAGCTTACAATG TGTTGAGTGATCCTGCCAAGCGTTGTGACTATGATTTAACCGGAGCCTGTGAGATCGAAAAATATAGCTTGCAG GAATACCTTGCCAGATTTAAAGGAATGATTCTTACCTGCAATGGACTTGGCATCAACCATACAGACAGATG GTCGCCACATTTGATTGAAAGTATTGATTCCTTAGATGAGTAA
- the LOC110269371 gene encoding uncharacterized protein LOC110269371 has protein sequence MVSGLAMEVGNGSRTLFWKDNWVQGIPLKANFPRLFSISNQQGDVIRYCGFWDDLEWIWNFHWRRELFQWEMDLVHHLHDRLRPVRLSMDRDDAIVWKFDKKGVFSTSSVLQVIQSETLTGEITSYSFTSAIWSSVVPSRVELFGWFVLVGRVNTKERLSRLGVIPSTDNACVLCKKEIECVQHLFLLCEVTWQVWCTWLKFFRTDWAVPGTIKWLFESWTGMDTGKQEQRKWLTGFFAVIWNIWWERNDRIFNNKEADVAEIQSRTVLSYQEWTSSDPALQNNKLARCSSNSTRGLCNTATTRLGESGAKTVAVALGLASDGEVRRTDLRRWRREAAAALGWPAGSAAARGEDWRR, from the exons ATGGTTAGCGGCCTGGCAATGGAGGTAGGGAATGGAAGCAGAACTCTGTTTTGGAAAGATAATTGGGTTCAAGGCATTCCTCTGAAAGCGAATTTTCCAAGACTCTTCTCCATTTCAAATCAGCAAGGTGATGTGATACGGtactgtgggttttgggatgacctagagtggatttggaattttCATTGGAGGAGGGAGTTGTTCCAATGGGAGATGGACCTAGTCCATCACCTTCACGATAGGTTAAGACCAGTGAGGCTCTCAATGGATCGAGATGATGCTATTGTGTGGAAGTTTGATAAGAAGGGTGTCTTTTCTACTAGCTCTGTTCTGCAAGTCATCCAATCGGAAACTCTGACTGGTGAGATCACAAGTTATAGTTTCACCAGTGCGATTTGGAGCAGCGTGGTACCCTCGAGAGTGGAGCTATTTGGATGGTTTGTGCTAGTTGGTAGAGTTAATACCAAGGAGCGGTTGAGCAGATTGGGTGTTATTCCTAGTACTGACAATGCTTGTGTCTTGTGTAAAAAGGAGATAGAGTGTGTACAACATTTATTTCTCCTATGTGAAgttacatggcaggtgtggtgcacaTGGTTGAAGTTTTTTCGTACAGATTGGGCTGTTCCTGGTACCATAAAATGGCTGTTTGAAAGTTGGACAGGAATGGACACTGGAAAACAAGAGCAGAGGAAGTGGCTGACTGGGTTCTTTGCAGTGATCTGGAACATCTGGTGGGAACGGAACGATAGAATTTTCAACAATAAAGAAGCAGATGTGGCGGAAATACAGAGCAGGACGGTTTTGAGCTACCAAGAATGGACTTCCAGTGATCCTG CGCTTCAGAACAACAAACTGGCACGATGTAGCAGCAACTCCACGAGAGGGTTGTGCAACACCGCAACAACGCGACTAGGAGAGAGCGGTGCGAAAACAGTAGCAGTAGCATTGGGCTTAGCGTCGGATGGCGAGGTGCGTCGGACTGACCTGCGAAGGTGGAGGCGAGAGGCTGCGGCGGCATTGGGATGGCCGGCGGGGAGTGCAGCGGCGCGAGGTGAGGATTGGAGAAGATGA